The following coding sequences lie in one Candidatus Methylomirabilota bacterium genomic window:
- the rimM gene encoding ribosome maturation factor RimM (Essential for efficient processing of 16S rRNA) — MDGRLVVIGEIARPHGLSGEVRVTPLTDAPERFEHLRECVLWDAARDRRETRRITAARRHGSTVLVSLAGCASAEDARELVGRLLALPEEAALPPGPGRFYPWQLEGCRVLTEDGREVGRVSGVERSPAQDLWVVSDGTREHLVPAVAEIVIEVDLAARRIVIRPPDGLLDL, encoded by the coding sequence ATGGACGGGCGGCTCGTGGTCATCGGCGAGATCGCGCGGCCCCACGGCCTCTCCGGCGAGGTCCGCGTGACGCCGCTCACGGACGCGCCGGAGCGCTTCGAGCATCTCAGGGAGTGCGTGCTCTGGGACGCGGCACGGGACCGGCGCGAGACGCGCCGCATCACCGCCGCCCGCCGGCACGGCTCCACCGTGCTCGTGTCGCTCGCGGGCTGTGCGTCGGCGGAGGACGCGCGGGAGCTGGTGGGCCGGCTCCTGGCGCTGCCGGAGGAGGCGGCGCTGCCGCCCGGTCCCGGGCGCTTCTACCCCTGGCAGCTCGAGGGCTGTCGCGTCCTGACCGAGGACGGGCGGGAGGTGGGGCGCGTCAGCGGCGTCGAGCGGTCGCCGGCCCAGGATCTCTGGGTCGTCAGCGACGGGACGCGGGAGCACCTCGTGCCGGCGGTGGCGGAGATCGTGATCGAAGTGGACCTGGCGGCGCGCCGGATCGTCATCCGGCCGCCCGACGGACTGCTGGACTTGTAG
- the trmD gene encoding tRNA (guanosine(37)-N1)-methyltransferase TrmD, whose protein sequence is MRIDIVTLFPGMVEPVIAASMLGRARAGGRVDIRAVDLRDYAKGKRRVTDDYQFGGGGGMVLKPEPLFAAVEALRTPGARVVLLDPRGRTFTQQVAAELAREAHLILLAGRYEGVDERVHERCADDAISIGDYVLTGGELPALVVADAVARLLPGVLGAEGAAERESFASGLLEPPQYTRPEEFRGTRVPPVLLSGDHARIARWRRVQALWRTWRTRPDLLESAGLTPEESTIVERFKRGETPEQLEPSAL, encoded by the coding sequence ATGCGTATCGACATCGTCACGCTCTTTCCCGGCATGGTGGAGCCGGTGATCGCCGCGTCCATGCTGGGCCGGGCGCGCGCCGGCGGGCGCGTTGACATCCGGGCCGTCGATCTCCGAGACTACGCGAAGGGCAAGCGCCGCGTGACCGACGACTATCAGTTCGGGGGCGGCGGCGGCATGGTGTTGAAGCCCGAGCCGCTGTTCGCCGCGGTCGAGGCGCTCCGGACCCCGGGCGCGCGCGTCGTCCTGCTCGACCCGCGGGGCCGGACGTTCACGCAGCAGGTGGCCGCGGAGCTCGCGCGCGAGGCGCATCTGATCCTGCTCGCGGGCCGCTACGAGGGCGTGGACGAGCGCGTGCACGAGCGCTGCGCCGACGACGCGATCTCGATCGGCGACTACGTGCTGACGGGCGGCGAGCTGCCCGCGCTCGTGGTGGCCGACGCGGTCGCCCGGCTCCTGCCGGGCGTGCTCGGCGCCGAGGGCGCCGCGGAGCGCGAGTCGTTCGCGAGCGGGCTCCTCGAGCCGCCGCAGTACACGCGGCCCGAGGAGTTCCGGGGCACGCGCGTGCCGCCGGTGCTCCTGTCGGGGGACCACGCGCGCATCGCGCGCTGGCGCCGCGTGCAGGCGCTGTGGCGGACGTGGCGGACGCGCCCGGACTTGCTGGAGTCCGCGGGGCTCACGCCCGAGGAGAGCACGATCGTGGAACGATTCAAGCGCGGCGAGACGCCCGAGCAGCTCGAGCCCTCCGCGCTCTAG
- the rplS gene encoding 50S ribosomal protein L19 yields MDAIRLVEAAQLRKDRQGFGPGDTVRVHVKVVEGEKERTQVFEGIVIRKRGEGARASFTVRRISYGVGVERTFPLHSPRIEKVEVARAGRVRRSKLYYLRGLAGKAARLKEKRAVIIPTTEEKK; encoded by the coding sequence ATGGACGCGATCCGGCTGGTCGAGGCCGCGCAGCTCCGGAAGGACCGCCAGGGGTTCGGCCCCGGCGACACGGTGCGCGTGCACGTGAAGGTGGTCGAGGGCGAGAAGGAGCGCACGCAGGTGTTCGAGGGCATCGTCATCAGGAAGCGCGGCGAGGGCGCGCGCGCCTCGTTCACGGTCCGGCGCATCTCGTACGGCGTCGGCGTCGAGCGCACCTTCCCGCTCCACTCGCCCCGCATCGAGAAGGTCGAGGTGGCCCGCGCGGGCCGGGTGCGGCGCTCGAAGCTCTACTATCTCCGCGGGCTCGCGGGCAAGGCCGCCCGGCTGAAGGAGAAGCGCGCCGTGATCATCCCCACCACCGAAGAGAAAAAGTAG